TCTTTGATTTTTGCTCCTCCACCAACACCTCTAACACGTCCTCCATGTTCCTTACGTCCAAGTGCTCGTGATAATATATCATCATGACCCTGTGGTGTCCAACTTCcatctgaaacttgcttctgcAACTCTCCCTGCATGATAAGAATGATATGAAGTCGTGAGAATTCAAAATAATGAGGTCTAAGGCGCAAGAAAAAGGTAATCACAATTTAATAAAGCGCAAAATTAGATAATTTACCATTTTATCAAAGACTTCCTTTGTCTGGCTATTTGCAATGTAATAACTGTCGTCCTCCTTCTTTTTTGTACGTGCTCTAACCCAGTCATAACTCCGGCTGCTACGATCACTCGATAAAATTGACGAGTCAAGAGATTCCAAATTTTCTAGATTAGCTATGGGGTCCTCAATGCACCACTTAGTCTTTTGCTCTATATCCACTCGAACCAAGAAAATGCACATGTTCATTATGTTTCTGACTTTGTTTTGCCTTCTCACTTATTGCCTGAGAAACAAGTGGTAAAGAAGGTCAAATATGTACAATCATGTTAATACTGTCAAATGAGGGATGTACTGTTAGGCTGCTATAGTTGAGAAAATTGAAGCTTAGTAAAGAGCACTatgcaattttaatttttatttgtaagtaTTGCAGAGCTTGtcctatttttttaaagaagttAAAAGCTAGTTTGTATATACTGTTTCTGTGGCCTGCCTCTTAGGAAGCTACAGAATCTTACAATCTTTTACTTGAACAATACAaaagatatttgagaattttaATATCCTATTTTTCAAGTAGCATGCAAGTAGAAACAGGTCTGTATCCCAAAAAAAGTAGTTAACAGATTCTATACTGTCCATAGTTCAAATCCTGCTGATTAATATTTACCTTAAATTCCTCACTTTCGCGTCTCTTTTTGTATGTTTCCCATTGCTCTCGGCTGATGAAATGATAAACTTCACAAGGATCCTTTCCGGCTCGCAGGAAATTCTTTGTCAACTTGCCCTTGAAATCCCGCCAATGCTTTGCTGCTTTCTCCAACACAAACTTCTTTCGTGAATCATCAAGCTTCCAATGACTCTGTAAATAGTAACATTTAAATAAATACTCTGTTATATTAGGGGTTGGGTACAGGGTTCAACCACTTGTAGTTTACAGCCTTGCACTGCACATAACAAGCACAAAAAACCATAGAAATATCATTGTTCATTTAATTCCATGGGTGGCGTGCCAGACTTGATCTTTGGCTTTTGTGTTGCTTAGTTTTTCTGGGATCATTAACTTACTATCAtcagatttaattatttaactttCGAAAGTTCCAAATTGTAACTTAATATTTTCGACACAGTAATCCTTTACTCTATACATGAAAAGACTAACAAATACAGGAATACCAGATGGATTCGATATTACATTCTTAAGCAAGGACGCCTTCCATACTTTTTAGAATTTGGCTCAGTCagcaacttttaattaatatatgcaAAAATACTAACATACCTTAATATCATCCCAAATTACATCTTTTAATCCTTGATTAACTGCATCCTAACTCTCCAAATTAATATCAACTTGAAACCGAACAACTGATCCTAGATAGATGGTGAAATCTTTAAGCATGTCCCCACATGGCTGACCATATTCATCAAAATTAATAGTACACTCCAATTTCTGGTTTTCAATtctttttttcagttttttgcAGATTGTAGGACCCCTCTTTTTGTTGCTTACTGAACGAGAACCTGAtgttgcatcatcatcattcatGGCTATTACCTGCAacaaaatatatagttataaaTTTAGATTAAGAATAAACTAAGAATATGTCAAACTGCAGTCGAGGTGATCAAGCTTGTCTTTGTCATGAGCAAGGGTGTGAGCATACCTCACTTGTACTGATCATGCTCCTAGCAACAAAAATTCTATACTACTCATGTAAATGAATCCAAACTTCCGATTACTAGTAACAACTGGAATACTCATTCATAAAGTTTGATTAAAGAAATCGGTGCTGCTTAACCATATCCAAATTCTTTTTTAATGTTGTTTTGATTGCTAAAATAAACTTTAGAGGTACTTTTCATCTGAACCATGAAATTGACCAAACAAGCACAAActgaattaattttataataaaataattatctctAAAGTTAACAGCAtaggtacatataataaaacaatatatgTTTTCTATAAATCAGGCTCATTTTTACTATATTGCCAATTGACTAAATCTGGCACAAATGACAACTAccagaacaaaattaaaaactGAAAGGATAATAGGGCTGTGTGGAAGTACATGGAGAGGTTTACAACGTCCATAGGATTCTCACTCATAAATTAATGTTCACTTTTTAGTTTTCTATTTAGAAATTCACTTTTCTCTGCGGTTTTATGTTCTTTTCCCTAGTAAAATGTGCCACTATATTATATGCATCATACATGTTACCTATTTCATTTGACAGTGTTTTAAGAACATTAGGAACTAACACAAGCAAGAACTAACTAACTCCGACAGTTCTGGATATATGTAACTCGGGTAGTCAGCACAGCAAGATGTGGCAGATTGACAGATTCTTGAGCACGCTCTGGCCTCTGCAAACAATTgagaaagaaaattaatttatatgccAAAGTAATATGAGTAATTACAGATAAACTAGAGCAACACTATAAAAGCACTCACAGAAACAGAGAAAAATGCAAGATCAGGCTCATTATATATCTTAGGCTGACTAATATTTCATGCATAAGATGTAGCAGATTGACAGATAACAGAGAAAAATGACAAGCTTGTATTACCTTTCCGAGAGGGAACTCCATGGAATTCATAGATGACCATCAATCCATACCCCTTCATCATGGTCATTGCGTGCATAATTTATATCTACATTGTCTTCCCTTAATGTGGTCGTTTGTATACCAATGGAGAAAGGGGGATTATcatcaaattgattatattcCTCCTCGTCTTCAACATTATCAATTCCAACAATGCATCGTTTACTTTGAAGAACAATGGACCACTTAGGATCAGCGGGATCTCGAATATAAAATACTTGGTTAACCTGTGTAGCAAATATGAATGGGTCATCCTCGTGGCCAAACCGAACAAAGTCTACTAAAGTGAAACCCGAGTCATCCATCCGAACACCACGCTTTATATCGAACCATTTACATTTAAAGAGAGCAACCTTGAAATCCCTGTAGTCAAGCTCCCAAATTTCTTCAATCACCCCATAGTACGACTTCTTTATATCTCTTGAGGTCATGGAATTGCCTCTATCAAATTCCGTAGAAGAAGCTTCTACACAGACTCCACTATTTTGCACTGTACTTTTCTGATCTTGACATTGTGTATAGAAAGTATACCCATTAACATCATATGCTTGGTAATATCTCACTGGCATGTCAGGACCATATGCTAGCCATTTAACTGTATTAGAAACGGAAGAATGACTTGATGAATATTGCAACATCACTCGATCTCTAAACCATTTAACAAATGATCGATTGTGTTCATTTGTAACCCATTTTCCGCTCTTAGAAGgatgatttttttgaatatcGAACAAGTGCTCTTGTAAGTAGGAATGGACATCAGTCATGTGTTGTAATACGAATAAATGGGCTCTATCAAGCATTTCAGCACTAGGAGATATCATTTTATGTCCCAACGTACCCTGACCTTGAAGTCTTCCTTCATGACGAGATATTGGAATTCCAACCCGATCAGTAGATGCTAGATAGTCCGTGCAAAATCCAATAGTCTCTTCAATTGTATACCCTTCAACTATACTGGCTTCGGGCAGACGTCGGTTTCTTACATATGCTTTTAAGATACACAAGAATCTCTCGAAAGGATACATTTGGTGCAGATATAAAGGACCACAAATCTTAACCTCTCTCACAAGATGAACCACTAAATGCACCATTATGTCAAAGAATGAGTGAAAGAAGTACATTTCAAATTCACAAAGTGTGACAATAATGTCAGCTTGCAATTTATCTAATGTCATGGGATCAATTACCTTACTGCATATAGCATTAAAGAAGAAGCAAAGTTTCGTGATCGCTAGTCTCACGTCCTTGGGCAATATGCCACGAATTGCAACATGAAGTAGATGTTGCATTAAAACGTGACAATCATGTGACTTCAAACCTATCAGCTTCAAATCTTTCATTGAGACAAAATTTTTAGGGTTCGAGGAATACCCAGATGGAACTTTCACAGTAGATAAACACTCACACAAGCTGATTTTCTCTTTTCTAGACAAAGTGAAACAAGCTGGAGGTAGATATGTACGTTTACCAGATTGTTGCGGTGCTAACTCTGCCCGAATACCCATCTCCTGCAAGTCTAATCTGGCTTTCATGCCATCCTTTGTTTTGCCAGGTATATTCAACAAAGTTCCAATAATGCTTTCACAAACATTTTTTTCAATATGCATAAAATCAAGACAGTGCCGGACTTGCAAGTGCTCCCAATATGGAAGATCCCAGAAAATAGATCTCTTCTTCCAGACGCTACTTACGATTGGCCTTTTATATAACTTCCCAAGCACAACATCAATATCTTTGACTCGTTGAAAAACCTCCTTCCCGGTTAAAGGTAAACGAGCCACTCGAGTTTCGATAGTCCCATCAAAAGACTTTTTGTTCTTACGATAAGGGTGGTTAAGAGGAAGAAAAGTACGATGACCCatgtatacattttttttgcaattGTGTAAGTGAATGTCAATCGTCGCATCTTCACAAATCGGACAAGCATTAGCTCCTTTGACACTGTACCCAGATAGATTTCCGTATCCAGGAAAGTCGCTTATGGTGCAGAAAACCATGGCATGCAGGATGAAGTTTGTTCGGCTGTAGGCATCATATATCTCCACACCTTGATCCCACAATAACATTAGATCTTCAATAAGTGGTTGGAGATAAACATCTATGTCATTCCCTGCCTCTGTAGGGCCGGGTATTAGCAACGCCAACATTATGTACTTGCGCTTCATGCATAACCAAGGAGGCAAGTTATAAATGGTTAAAACAACCGGCCAAGTACTATGTTGTGAGCTTAAAGTGCGATACGGATTCATGCCATCTGCAGAAAGGCCAAGTCGAAGGTTTCTAAGTTCTCCACCAAATTCCGGAAACTTTCCATCAATGGTTCTCCATTGTGGTGAGTCGGCTGGGTGTCGGAGCATCCCATCTGATTTTCTTCGTTCAACATGCCATCTCAAAAGCTTCGCATCATTTACATTTGCAAAGAGTCGTTTGAATCGTTCCACTATAGGCAGATAACGCAAAACCTTGACCGGAGGCCTCTTCTTGTCATTAATACAAGAATTACTTCCTTCCCGCTTGAACCTAGATGCTCCGCATTTTGGACAGGCGTGTAGATGTTCATGCTCGTTGCGAAACAACACACAGTGATTTGGACATGCATGTATCTTCTTCACATTCATACCCATCGGACACAATATCTTCTTCGCCTCATAGGTGGAAGTGGGAAGCTCATTCTTCAGCGGAAGAATGTCTGCCAGAAGTTTTAGCATTTCAGTGAAACTCTTGTCACTCCATCCATTCTTCACTTTAAGCTTACACAATTTAAGGGTAGTTGACAACCTCGTAAACTGATCACTGCACCCGGGATACAAAGGTTTTTTGGAGTCATCAACCAAGTGTTCAAGAACTTCTGGCTGGTGCATTAGAAGATCTTCAACATCTTCAATCATCTCATGGACCCTGTCGTTTTCTACATCATCTTCTTTATTGGTATCATCCATATCATCTccataattttcattatttctGCTAATTGTCTCTGTTTTTCTGGATTGTATTCCTTCACCATGCCAAATCCACTTAGTATAATCTTTCATGAAACCACGTCGAAATAAATGTTCACGCACTGTCTCGACATTAGGATACTTTTTTAAATTAGAACAGTCGCGACAGGGACATGTGATCATTTCTTCATTACCATGTTCAGTGCCTTTCTTCTTTAAGTTCTCCACCGCACATGAAATGAATTCATTAACCCCACTAACATACTCATGTGCGACCCGCGGTAATTTATACATCCATGTGGCACGATCCatgttatatatctatatacaaTATATGAAAGAAAAGTTagtagataaatatatatatatatatacacaattcaTCATGAATAATCTACTTGAGGTGAATCAAGAACTCTGTTTAATCTCGTCGTGTTTTTGTGTTTAAAATGTGTAGTTGGGTGTTTGGGTGAAGGGGGTTTGTTGTAGGGTGCACAACAATTATATAAACCTTGGCATTAAAACCAAATTTGCTACAGAATTATGGGGCAGTCAAcgctaaatatttatattgcatAAACTGGCCATGTTTTAGAGTTTTCCGTAATAGTATATATCATCACCTTACAATACAATTAGGGGTCATTTAATAAATCTgaacaattaatatatgaatgaataatatatctGATTAATCTGAACGAATAATatcatttgatttgtttttgaaaatatctgaatgactatttttttaataaatatatagtttAGTTAAATAAACTTTAAACTCattaataatcataaaaatattttatgtgtaatATGAGATACATATGATCTTGTTAaatatattctataataatagtcTTTTTGATTTTTAGCACATAATTTGAGgtggaaaatatatttttatatattatctttccgatattcttttttgaaatataaatgttaaatttatctataacaaaattaaaaacaatatagaaagaataatgatttttttttcatagctcaaactaaatataaaaagttaaaatattatttcagaacaaataaaatatgatttttctaAATTGTTATACCAAAGAGATGTATAATTATATGACTgattttgaagtattaaatCATTCTTAATGTAAATCCTTaccagaaaaaaaaaaccatttttCATGTAAAGGTTGATTTTAAGGTAATCTAGCTGGCACATCTATAATCTGTAGCTGAAGTTAACTTCTGTTATGTGCTGGTATATCTGTGTTAATGTCTTACGGTTTATTTGTTTGTATCTATAGCTACAGCTGAGAAGTAGGGAAGtagctaaatttgtcaattaTTTTTTCTGTTGTAATTAGTTGTTTTGTACTTTCAAAAGCAAGATTCTAccatataatttcaaatatcatAATTTCTCAGGCCCTTAAcaaacaataaacagaaaagtcataatataatttaagttgATGCAAGTTGTACAAGTACTAATAGCTCAACTATCTTCCAcgaaaaaaaaagttgtaaagAGCAAACAGAACTTACGAAGCAATTAGCATGCAAGTATCACCAAGCAGTAGAAGTCTTTGTTCCTCTATAAAATTTTTAGAAAGAAGTCCTGTAGTTTACTCACCTACCTGGATCCAACAGCAAGTTATCATTTAAAAGACCAGAGACAAGAGAACCAGAAATGGTGGACTACTTAAGTAAAAAGGGTATAATGTAATAATCTATATTTATCTTGAAGGATTGATTCACAGTGGTCCTATTAGCACAGAAATAAAAAGACAGTGGAATATGCATGAGCAAGTTGATAAGATTATCATACGCATACAATGAAGGTATGTGAAGTAGACCAATGGCCCAGAGCCCCTTACAACTTCTGTTAATTACTGCTAGGCTTAGAGAACAAGAATTAAGTAGCATATTCTATACTTTAAACTAACAGTGTCTATATATACAGACATAAGCTACTGAATTCTAGAAAATGTTAATGTATACTAAGCAGACCTAATaggaaaaagagaaaagaagctCATAACTTCTTTTGACAGCAGTACTCTGTTATGCTTTTTGATATTATGAGCTTCAGTGTTGTGCTAGAGAATTACCTGTTtagtgtattatattttaatctttATCTAGAGTTAACCACCTATTGAAACTCACGAGTCTAAGTCGAGTTGTCTGTTAGGTTGAATCTGTAGAACTAGCAGACTCGAGCAATAACTAAGTTATATGGAGGCATGTGGTATATACTAGAACCTGAATTGGCACAAGCCGATACTCTAAGGAAAACAgggtattattattttcatgccTCTTCTGACATAAATAACACAACAAAATGCCTACTGCCAGACTATATTGTACATTTTTGCTAGTACTGCAATTTCTACTGAATTTCCAGTTTACGATATTCAGAACAcggaaagaaaaatagaaacagagaatttcaagaacattcaTAACACGAAAGAGACTGATCTTATATATCCTCTCCTAAAATCTGTAATGGCCTTGAGAATAATAGTAGAATTTGCAGAGCTAGCTAGCTTAATTTGTACATGATCAAAAGCTAACAATTAACACCTAAAATCAGATATTAAATTAGTAACTACTACCAGTAACAGAGCAGGTATATCAAGACATTTAAGACACCATAGTTTAGTTATTCAAAATATCACTTAGACATACTTTGCGTTCTGCTAAGAGAAAATAATAGTACTTAAGTCAACTGAGAATTTTAATACAAGCATTTTTGGAAAATCTTTTATAACCAGCTATGCTCTAAACATGCCCAAAAAATCTCTCAAAATTTCTTACCATAGTTATGTCACGAGTTAGAAAGAAGACTAATCAAACATTGTACAGGGtaacaatacatattttaacAGCATGTTCGATTTAAAACATTTATCATCATAGAGAGTACATAATCAATTAGCATTGAGCCACACAGCATATTCAGATCAGAGGGCACACACAAGTTTcaaaatatcattataattaaGCTAAGAaatggtatcaaatatggtaaAAATTCATGTTTGCAGGGTagaaaaaacagaacaatttaCATATGTATCTATGTATGTATGAAGATTCTAACTTCTTCAATGTTATGTATGTCGATCAGTATAATCAAACTCAGCAAAAGATCATTTCTAAGTGGGCAGTTTCACCAAAAACCGTACAAATCACTCTTATACTGTACAATCAGAGCAATCAAAGCAATTTGAAGCCAACAAATATAGCAATTAAAGATACACCCAACAAATATAGCAGAAACCCCTCTTTTAGTAGAACCCAACAAATTTAAACCAACGAATTTGGCAAGAACCCATCTTCTTCtgattaaatacaaaataataaaaacccaGCGATTTACATACCCAGCAATTTGGCAGAAACCCTTCTACTTGTGATTTAACAGCAACCCCTCTTGTGAATTGAACCAATGGATTTGGCAGCAACCCCTCTTCTTGTGTATAAACCCAACGAGCAAATTGTAGATAGATATAGAAGATTTAGCAGCAGTAGAGGCCAAAGAATCTATACACGAATCTATCGCAGCAGCAGAGGCCAACGAACCCAACGAGCAGCGAGCGAATTGAGAGAGAAGCGAATTTACGTGTAAGTGTGAAGCTATCGTGGGTGAGAGGTGAGATTACTCGATATATTATGTCCTGAGTATACCCGATATATTTCAGTACTGCTCGTAAGTTTtgacttttaatttttaatttttaaaaaccaatTATCTATGGCGTCGGCATGTGAGAGAGGCGTTGCTTTGACCAACTCTATTGCGTCGGTGTTAGGTGAACCAACACAAAAACCAAATTTTAGGCGTCGGTGTTTTCAAGCCCGACGCAAAAGGATGCCTTTAGGTGTCGGTGCTTTGAAGAACCGACGCAAAAGGATGCCTTTAGGTGTCGGTGCTTTGAAGAACCGACGCAATAAATTGAAGAAAATACTTCTTGCGTCGGTTAATATCAAAACCGACGCGAAAGAGTGTTTTAGGCGACGGCATTTTAAAAAGGCGACACAAAAGGTGCGTTGCAAAAGGTGTTTTTTGTACTAGTGATCGATATACAAACTCCAACTCTTACAAACTCAAAAAACACAATTGCAAATAAACTTGACGAACTATCCCAACGAACCAacattgactaaatttttttcacacATTTCATTAATTggaaaaattagaagaaaaagaaacaacaaGTAATCACAAAaccaatcaaatattaataaaaacaaataataatcttAAGGTGTAAACTAGCAAGAGTTAGTGCACAAAAAACTTAAACttttaaacaagaaataatCCTTCAAAAGGCTATGGCGATTAACCAAAACAACTATAGTACTGGTCTTCAACATCTCATAACAAAGTGATCGAGAAAAAAACAAGTAGCAGATACATGAATTCAAGACTGTCAAAATTCACGTCTACATCTAACGCTTATAAACATAAAAcccaacaaaattaatataataataaatcttcAAAAGTTTAAAATAGCGTACCTTGATTGTGGTGTAAATACACACAAAAAACATTCATAAAATGACAAAAGGCTAAAGAAAAACATGTTAAAACATCGATTAATAAACATGTAGTAATATCTTCTAGTCATCATATTCCCCATATTCCGATGAATTGAATCTCAGATCCAACATCTTTGTTTCCCGCTGCAAAAGTATATTACTTTTGATCCAAAAGGAAATTTTGAATCCTGAATCAGGTCGAAATACCACAATGGCCGAAATACTAAAGCTGGCCATGAGTGAGAGAGAGAATGAggggaggggagagagagaggggggagagagggggagagagagagataaccAGGACATATCCTtttcatatactccctccgtcccattttatgtgacctcatttcctttttgggacgtcccaaaaagaatgaacctagaatacttactatttttgaacactacttttcactattacacccactaactctatattttatactctcttattattaaataaacactattacacccactacttttctccactatctcaaatctattattaaatattgataggtgccaccactttacccacttttcaactacatttactacatttttcttaatctccgtgaaagtcaaacccattcacataaaatgggacggaggtagtacttGACTTCCACAAAAAACAATCAACTTAAAATACATCATATGACTAGCATTCTAAACTTCAGACCTTTTGTTTTATCAAGAATATTGATATTGAATGAATTGAATATTGATATTGaaatattgaattgatattGATTACTAATGGGTTTGGCAGATAAAACTTCAGACCTTTTGTTTAGTGGGCCTGCGAAATAACCTAATGACTAGGTTTGCTTCTTTAGATTTTCGTGGCCCAATCAATAACATGattacattttaataggagGATATGAGATCAATTTGCTACGAACAAAGGTTGTTCAATTTGTTATGTAATAAAATATCGAGAAAAATaagtttgattatattaaactagttgagaagccgcgcgttgcggcggcctataaaaattatattaatgatttaatattaatatttgtagaataaaataattttatggatgtttataaaaagtatattaatgattcaaaattaatatttgtaggataaaataaattttatattatgaaaatcttgatgtaataccactaataatatataaaattgcaaaactggactataattcatgatgaaaaaatgaaaataaatttaagcacgtaattaacaatttaaagtacgatgaatcttaattttatttatgttttttttaaagtaatcgtgttcttacattgtcacctcctccaatttttttgattgattgtgcacaaaaggttgcttgaacggagcaaacagataatacatgaataatttttttccgtatacaaaataaatcatataaaaattaacaacaacaaacatgtccgatgaacaaaacaaatattataaaataataaccaacaaacatacctcactaatagttaatttattgaccatcaatatcatgtcaagactttattttttttcccatatttggatttgtcgactcctaCGTAGCGGTCtctaactacctttgcttgcaacaacttttatttttttaatactgtataaacagccttcatttttcgttgcagaagaacgacacaaccgagttagaaatcgaaaGACAACTATCACCAGAGGTAGATAGGGTTgtgatattgagagagaggatgttgtgtttagatgatccaaaatcctacaatctatagagatatttataggtgcagagagacttatatgctactcttttccataattaaataatctgaaataaaatctgcagattaaaattttcaagtttctatattccataaataatctgaaacaaaatcagattctgaaacttgcttccaatatacccaaaactaaaaaaatagttctactctttcccataattaaataatctgaaacaaaatcagattaaaattttcaagtttctatattccataaataatctgaaacaaaatcagattcttaaacttgcttccaatatacccaaaactaaaaaatgtagttttgatttttgataattttcattaaaaaattctagaaaattagaaaaatagaacgaagcgatgtgagaggcgccacatacacgctcctcgcttctcctttatataagtatataatctgaaacaaaatcagattaaaattttcaaatttctatattccataaataatctgaaacaaaatcagattctgaaatttgcttccaatatacccaaaactaaaaaaaatagttttaatttttgataattttcattcaaaaattatagaaaattagaaaattagaacgAAGcgatctgagaggcgccacgtACACTTCTCAGATAAAACTTGAGACCTTTTGTTTAGTGGGCCTGCGAAATAACCTAATGACTAGGTTTGCTTCTTTAGATTTTCGTGGCCCAATCAATAACATCattacattttaataggagGATATGAGATCAATTTGCTACGAACAAAGGTTGTTCAATATGTTATGTAATAAAATATCGAGAAAAATaagtttgattatattaaatttgtgtAAAGTTGTCAGCAGACAGTACTCATATAAATGTGTACATTATGTATTTCATGTCTATGTGACTTTTTGCATGTGATTAAAAGGtgtaaaatagatatttttggttattatttaatgaataaaattatgaaattatatatttttataatatgagatGATGGAAAATAAGTTTGATTCAACTAAATTTGTTTTGAGCCGACTCatgtctatttatattttcgagtgatataaaatttataacataCATGTTTTTGATTATtagtttctaaaataaaaatgtgagttATAAACATTTTATTGACCAacatttgataaataaaaacttttttataatttaaaattatgtgtaaaaaatcaaaataatatgaataaagtagtggaaaagagaaagaaaagtgggtgaagtggcaggcgggacccattgatttttaatgtataaaaagaaaatagtggagtaaaaatagtgtgaaatgaaaaaaaaagtagaCAAATGATGGTACCCATTGACaatttttggtaattttttttttttgggtaaaTGAGGGCGGCACCTCGTGAGAATTTATAAATAGAAATGAGAATTTACAACGAGAGGACTCCTCTCAACCACCACCTCTAAGAACAGACTCGAAGAGGCAGCACCAACCAAGAAGAAATAAACCAGAATAACAGTAAAAAACAACAAAATCTCCAACGGATAAACACCGCGAAAGCTAAGCAAGAAAAGCACTACAAAAGACACAAACTCCTGCC
This genomic window from Daucus carota subsp. sativus chromosome 7, DH1 v3.0, whole genome shotgun sequence contains:
- the LOC108196049 gene encoding uncharacterized protein LOC108196049 isoform X1 codes for the protein MDRATWMYKLPRVAHEYVSGVNEFISCAVENLKKKGTEHGNEEMITCPCRDCSNLKKYPNVETVREHLFRRGFMKDYTKWIWHGEGIQSRKTETISRNNENYGDDMDDTNKEDDVENDRVHEMIEDVEDLLMHQPEVLEHLVDDSKKPLYPGCSDQFTRLSTTLKLCKLKVKNGWSDKSFTEMLKLLADILPLKNELPTSTYEAKKILCPMGMNVKKIHACPNHCVLFRNEHEHLHACPKCGASRFKREGSNSCINDKKRPPVKVLRYLPIVERFKRLFANVNDAKLLRWHVERRKSDGMLRHPADSPQWRTIDGKFPEFGGELRNLRLGLSADGMNPYRTLSSQHSTWPVVLTIYNLPPWLCMKRKYIMLALLIPGPTEAGNDIDVYLQPLIEDLMLLWDQGVEIYDAYSRTNFILHAMVFCTISDFPGYGNLSGYSVKGANACPICEDATIDIHLHNCKKNVYMGHRTFLPLNHPYRKNKKSFDGTIETRVARLPLTGKEVFQRVKDIDVVLGKLYKRPIVSSVWKKRSIFWDLPYWEHLQVRHCLDFMHIEKNVCESIIGTLLNIPGKTKDGMKARLDLQEMGIRAELAPQQSGKRTYLPPACFTLSRKEKISLCECLSTVKVPSGYSSNPKNFVSMKDLKLIGLKSHDCHVLMQHLLHVAIRGILPKDVRLAITKLCFFFNAICSKVIDPMTLDKLQADIIVTLCEFEMYFFHSFFDIMVHLVVHLVREVKICGPLYLHQMYPFERFLCILKAYVRNRRLPEASIVEGYTIEETIGFCTDYLASTDRVGIPISRHEGRLQGQGTLGHKMISPSAEMLDRAHLFVLQHMTDVHSYLQEHLFDIQKNHPSKSGKWVTNEHNRSFVKWFRDRVMLQYSSSHSSVSNTVKWLAYGPDMPVRYYQAYDVNGYTFYTQCQDQKSTVQNSGVCVEASSTEFDRGNSMTSRDIKKSYYGVIEEIWELDYRDFKVALFKCKWFDIKRGVRMDDSGFTLVDFVRFGHEDDPFIFATQVNQVFYIRDPADPKWSIVLQSKRCIVGIDNVEDEEEYNQFDDNPPFSIGIQTTTLREDNVDINYARNDHDEGVWIDGHL